A window of Terriglobales bacterium genomic DNA:
GGAAAGGCTGTGCACGTTTTCCGGGCTGGGCCGCGCGTTCTTCTCCAACAGCGGCACCGAAGCCATCGAAGGCGCGCTCAAGCTGGCGCGCGCCTGGGGACACCGCCGCGGCTGCGAGGCCAAGTCCGCCATCGTCGCCCTGGAGGGTTCCTATCACGGGCGGACGTTCGGCTCCCTCTCGCTCACTGGGCAGGAGAAACATCGCAAGTCGTTCGAGCCGCTGCTGCCCGGCGTGCGCTTCGTCCGGCTGAACGACCTCGAAGGACTGCGGTCGGCCGTGGACGATTCCACCTGCGCCGTCGTGCTGGAGCCCATCCAGGGCGAAGGCGGCATCCGCATGTGCTCGCGTGAATTCCTTGCCGAGGCGCGGGCCGCCGCCGACCGGCACGGAGCTTTGCTTGTCCTGGATGAGATTCAATGCGGCCTCGGGCGCACGGGATATATGTTCGCGTTCCAGCACTATGGCGTCATGCCGGACGTGGTAGCTGTCGCCAAGCCACTCGCCGCCGGACTGCCGCTGGGCGCGTTTCTCGCCCGGGAAGAACTGGCGGAAGCCATCGCGCCGGGCGCGCACGGTACCACCTTCGGAGGTGGTCCGCTGGCCTGTCGCGTGGCGCTGGAGTTCTTCGCCATCCTCGAGGAAGAAGGATTGCTCGAACGCGTGACGCGCGTGGGCGCCTACCTGAGCGACCAATTGCGCGAGATAGCCGCGAAAACCGCGCTGTGTCGCGAGGTCCGCGGCCTGGGCCTGATCCAGGCGCTGGACCTGAACGTCCCGGCGCGCCCGGTGGTGGAAGCGGCGCTGGCCGAAGGCGTCCTGTTCAACAGCACTCAGGATGTCGTGCTGCGCTTCCTGCCTCCGTTCCTCTTGGAGGAGAAGCACGTGGACCGCGGGATGCGCGTGCTGAAGCGCGCGTTACGAGAACTGAAAAAAGTTGCGGCCGGTTGAGCAAACAAGAAAGGCGGGGAGACCGAGAGAGGCGTTTCAGAACTCCCCGCCAACAGAAGCAACAGAGGCGATACCGATTTGGACGCAGCCCCGGGGACTCGCGTTGCCCGGCGCGTGACGAAAAATGCCCGAGCCCAGACCGCCCGTGATCCCCGCCCCGGTCGAGGAACGCTTCGCGACCGTGGACGGCATCCGTGTGCGCTACCTGTACGGGGGCAGCGGGCCGGCGCTCGTCCTCATCCACGGGCTGCTCGGGTACTCGTTCTCCTGGCGACTGAACTTCACTGCGCTGGTCGAGCAGCACACGGTCTTCGCAGTGGACCTGCCGGGCGTGGGATTCTCCGACCGCCCCCGCGGCATGGATGCTTCGCTGACGGCTTCGGCGGAGCGCATGCTGCGCTTCCTGGATGTCGCCGGCATCCGCGAATGCGACCTGCTGGGAACTTCGCACGGCGGCGCCGTAGCGATGAAGATGGCGGTGCTCCAGGCGCAGCGCGGAAGCGCCGGCATCCGGCGGCTGATTCTGGCCGCGCCCGCCAACCGCTGGTCTCGACACGGAAGGATTCTCTCGCGCCTGCTGGGAAGCGGCCTCGGCCGCGCGCTGCTGCCGCGATGGTTTCCGTGGCTGGCGCCGCCGCTCAAGGCCTGGTTCGTCAAGCGCCAGTACGGAGACGCCCGCCGCCTGCCGCCGGGCACGGTCGAGGGATATCGTGCCCCCTTCGCCATCCCCGGCATGGTGGAGTATGCCCTTCAGGTGCTGCGCCGTCTGAATCGCGATCTGGCCGAACTGGCGGAGGAGCTGCCCCACATCGCCCGGCTCCCCACGCTTTTCCTGTGGGGTT
This region includes:
- a CDS encoding aspartate aminotransferase family protein — translated: MSRFDEIVALEQRYLLPTYLRYPVAIERGKGVFVYDVEGRRYLDFVGGLGVNALGHAHPRIVRAIRQQAARVLHTSNLYYHEYQGRLAERLCTFSGLGRAFFSNSGTEAIEGALKLARAWGHRRGCEAKSAIVALEGSYHGRTFGSLSLTGQEKHRKSFEPLLPGVRFVRLNDLEGLRSAVDDSTCAVVLEPIQGEGGIRMCSREFLAEARAAADRHGALLVLDEIQCGLGRTGYMFAFQHYGVMPDVVAVAKPLAAGLPLGAFLAREELAEAIAPGAHGTTFGGGPLACRVALEFFAILEEEGLLERVTRVGAYLSDQLREIAAKTALCREVRGLGLIQALDLNVPARPVVEAALAEGVLFNSTQDVVLRFLPPFLLEEKHVDRGMRVLKRALRELKKVAAG
- a CDS encoding alpha/beta hydrolase, encoding MPEPRPPVIPAPVEERFATVDGIRVRYLYGGSGPALVLIHGLLGYSFSWRLNFTALVEQHTVFAVDLPGVGFSDRPRGMDASLTASAERMLRFLDVAGIRECDLLGTSHGGAVAMKMAVLQAQRGSAGIRRLILAAPANRWSRHGRILSRLLGSGLGRALLPRWFPWLAPPLKAWFVKRQYGDARRLPPGTVEGYRAPFAIPGMVEYALQVLRRLNRDLAELAEELPHIARLPTLFLWGSRDPVVLPDSIEPLRRHFPGSELVILQGVGHLPYEEAPEEFNRAVLGFLAKEAPREAGHVTISGG